From Phalacrocorax aristotelis unplaced genomic scaffold, bGulAri2.1 scaffold_45, whole genome shotgun sequence, a single genomic window includes:
- the LOC142050890 gene encoding olfactory receptor 14C36-like, whose protein sequence is MPNGSSITHFLLLAFADTRELQLLHFWLSLATYLAALLGNGLIITSIACNHCLHTPMYFFLLNLSLLDLGSISTTLPKSMANSLWDTRGISYVGCAAQAFLLAFLVTGSAGFYLLTVMSYNCYMAICKPLHYGTLLGGRACVHMAAAAWAGGFLTALLHTVNIFSLPLCQGNALHQFFCEISRILKPSCSDTYLRVVGLTAFSVFVDFGCFVFILFSHVQVFRAVLRIPSEQGRHKAFSTCLPHLAVVSLFVCTVTLAYLKPPSISSPAQDLVLAVLYSVVPPAVNPLLYSLRNEELKRAVWKLMTGCFSETINCTSSSAYPS, encoded by the exons ATGCCCAATGGCAGCTCCATCAcccacttcctcctcctggcaTTTGCAGACACgcgggagctgcagctcctgcacttCTGGCTCTCCCTGGCCACCTACCTGGCTGCCCTCCTGGGCAACGGGCTCATCATCACCTCCATCGCCTGCAACCACTGCCTCCACACCCCCAtgtacttcttcctcctcaaccTCTCCCTCCTCGACCTGGGCTCCATCTCCACCACTCTCCCCAAATCCATGGCCAATTCCCTCTGGGACACCAGGGGCATCTCCTACGTGGGATGTGCTGCACAAGCCTTTCTGCTTGCCTTTCTTGT CACAGGGAGTGCAG GATTTTACCTCCTCACCGTCATGTCATACAACTGCTACATGGCCATCTGCAAACCTCTGCACTACGGGACCCTGCTGGGCGGCAGAGCTTGTGTCcacatggcagcagctgcctgggccGGTGGGTTTCTCACTGCTCTGCTGCACACAGTCAACATATTTTCCCTACCCCTCTGCCAAGGCAATGCCCTGCACCAGTTCTTCTGTGAAATCTCCCGGATCCTCAAGCCCTCCTGCTCAGACACCTACCTCAGGGTAGTCGGACTTACTGCGTTTAGTGTCTTTGTGgattttgggtgttttgttttcattcttttctcccACGTGCAGGTCTTCAGGGCTGTGCTGAGGATCCCCTCTGAGCAGGGACGGCACAAAGCCTTTTCCACGTGCCTCCCTCACCTGGCCGTGGTCTCCCTCTTTGTCTGCACCGTCACATTAGCCTACCTGAAACCCCCTTCAATCTCTTCCCCTGCCCAGGATCTGGTATTGGCAGTGCTGTACTCGGTGGTGCCTCCAGCAGTGAACCCCCTCCTCTACAGCCTGAGGAACGAGGAGCTCAAGCGTGCAGTGTGGAAACTGATGACCGGatgcttttcagaaacaataaACTGTACATCGTCTTCTGCATATCCCTCATAA